One genomic segment of Pirellulales bacterium includes these proteins:
- a CDS encoding phosphatase PAP2 family protein yields the protein MTNRRLVIQTVGALTVCAVLVAFCYVAIDRSVALWADNHPWLSPAWISNSPDVIIGMEVVAPVLLVLAAIRRLWGPWRRWEAMVAVLALNVLAMFILKQGLKWIFGRPCPKFWLAYEHSVIENAAAYQFHWFQGGRSPYDSFPSGHATIACGLVALMWVFWPKWRWPAGIVLLALLVCLVTTNYHYVGDVIAGSCLGWLGGCWTARFLPNWMKPEANGSTIHD from the coding sequence ATGACAAATCGTCGCTTAGTGATTCAAACGGTGGGTGCACTTACGGTTTGTGCGGTGTTGGTGGCGTTTTGCTATGTGGCGATTGATCGCAGCGTCGCCCTGTGGGCTGACAATCATCCGTGGCTGTCGCCCGCTTGGATCTCTAATTCGCCCGATGTAATCATTGGCATGGAGGTTGTGGCTCCCGTGCTGTTGGTTTTGGCAGCAATTCGGCGACTTTGGGGACCGTGGCGACGGTGGGAGGCGATGGTCGCGGTGCTGGCCCTAAACGTGCTGGCGATGTTCATTTTGAAGCAAGGCCTGAAATGGATTTTTGGACGGCCCTGTCCCAAATTTTGGCTGGCCTACGAGCACTCCGTCATCGAAAACGCTGCGGCCTACCAATTTCATTGGTTCCAAGGGGGTCGCTCGCCGTACGATTCCTTCCCCTCAGGCCATGCGACCATCGCATGCGGGTTGGTGGCCCTGATGTGGGTGTTTTGGCCAAAGTGGCGGTGGCCGGCGGGGATCGTTTTGCTGGCGCTACTGGTTTGCCTGGTGACAACCAATTATCACTACGTGGGCGATGTGATTGCCGGCAGTTGCCTGGGCTGGCTCGGCGGCTGCTGGACCGCGCGCTTCCTGCCGAACTGGATGAAGCCGGAAGCGAATGGATCGACGATTCACGATTGA
- a CDS encoding protein kinase — MLPTPDETTQLDVRPPSDLQRPPSSSGGGKIQGATVPRDHDGTDRAPQDFTVEKPPAKIGRYECRQQIGSGTFGAVYLCYDPQLKRNVAIKLRHQRTSPLDESTAELLHEAQSVARLRHPEIVAVLDTGCTEDGRGYIVYEYVEGSNLKQRIDAADFTREDAIGWIAETADALHYAHLQGLVHRDIKPANILIDRSSHIRLADFGLAKLDDSFFTDDAGRVLGTVAYMSPEQADGKSHWATSQSDIYSLGVVLYELLCGRRPFNSESSIDLLEQVKFRAPPPPRTIHDDIPKPLEQICLHAMAKEPADRFTTAADMAAELRAVLAGPPRRRSALHYLIAALGAMALIVAAAMWILHSRQMDRTDEETMVPSSASSAAPAVAVAPKPPELEILLQRRLQADEFVLLSPKQTPIYTGDKVQLHVKLDRPAYVYLLWYDAHGKPTLLWPASEADLGQQHVVKEVWSPPGAEQNGSTKCWPVEGDPGAQLALVATAEKPLSAVDLDQFEHLTFVLNDELTRPRQMLEFVHPDLALVANARGLGMNPIVTTKRAVQALEPELDSRFSTYRGWLFFEEGTKP; from the coding sequence ATGTTACCCACACCTGATGAAACCACGCAGCTTGATGTTCGCCCGCCTAGCGACCTTCAACGGCCGCCTTCGAGCAGCGGAGGTGGAAAAATACAGGGCGCGACTGTGCCGCGCGATCATGATGGAACCGATCGAGCGCCGCAGGATTTTACCGTGGAGAAACCACCGGCCAAAATTGGCCGTTACGAGTGTCGCCAGCAAATTGGTTCCGGCACCTTTGGTGCGGTGTACTTGTGCTACGATCCGCAGCTGAAAAGGAATGTGGCCATCAAGCTTCGTCATCAGCGTACTTCGCCGCTGGATGAAAGCACGGCCGAATTGTTACACGAAGCGCAAAGCGTGGCCCGCTTGCGGCATCCGGAGATTGTCGCGGTTTTGGATACCGGCTGCACAGAGGATGGTCGGGGCTACATTGTTTATGAATATGTGGAAGGCAGTAATTTGAAGCAGCGCATCGATGCGGCTGATTTCACACGGGAGGACGCCATTGGCTGGATCGCTGAAACTGCCGATGCCTTGCATTACGCGCATTTGCAGGGGTTGGTCCACCGCGACATCAAGCCAGCCAATATTCTGATCGACCGTTCCAGCCATATCCGGCTGGCCGATTTCGGTTTGGCGAAATTGGACGATAGTTTTTTCACCGACGACGCAGGCCGCGTGTTGGGCACGGTGGCTTATATGAGCCCGGAACAGGCCGATGGGAAATCGCACTGGGCGACGTCGCAATCGGACATATATTCGCTGGGCGTGGTGTTGTACGAGCTACTGTGCGGCCGGCGGCCTTTTAATTCGGAAAGTTCGATCGATTTGCTGGAGCAGGTGAAGTTCCGCGCGCCGCCGCCGCCGCGTACCATTCACGACGATATTCCCAAGCCTTTGGAGCAGATTTGCCTGCACGCCATGGCCAAGGAGCCGGCCGACCGGTTCACCACGGCGGCCGATATGGCGGCGGAGTTGCGCGCTGTTTTAGCCGGGCCGCCGCGACGCCGCAGCGCATTGCATTATTTAATTGCCGCGTTGGGGGCGATGGCTTTAATCGTTGCGGCCGCCATGTGGATCCTGCACAGTCGGCAAATGGATCGTACTGATGAAGAAACGATGGTGCCCAGCAGCGCTTCCAGCGCCGCGCCGGCGGTTGCCGTCGCTCCCAAGCCGCCCGAGCTGGAAATTTTATTGCAACGGAGATTACAGGCCGACGAATTTGTTCTACTCAGTCCCAAGCAAACGCCGATTTACACGGGCGACAAAGTGCAACTGCACGTGAAGCTCGACCGGCCGGCCTATGTCTATTTGCTCTGGTACGACGCGCACGGCAAGCCCACGCTTTTGTGGCCGGCCTCCGAGGCGGATTTGGGACAGCAACACGTGGTCAAGGAAGTTTGGAGTCCGCCGGGCGCAGAGCAAAACGGGTCGACCAAATGCTGGCCCGTGGAGGGAGATCCCGGCGCGCAACTGGCGTTGGTTGCCACGGCTGAAAAACCGTTGTCGGCCGTGGACCTGGATCAATTTGAGCATCTCACCTTTGTGCTGAACGACGAATTGACGCGCCCCAGGCAAATGCTGGAGTTTGTCCATCCGGACTTGGCGTTGGTTGCGAATGCGCGCGGCCTGGGAATGAACCCGATCGTAACGACCAAGCGCGCCGTCCAGGCTTTGGAGCCGGAATTAGATTCTCGGTTTAGCACCTATCGCGGTTGGTTGTTCTTTGAAGAAGGGACAAAACCGTGA
- a CDS encoding DNA-3-methyladenine glycosylase I: protein MTALARCPWPPLDDPLYVAYHDTEWGVPLHDDRKLFEFLVLEAFQAGLSWRCVLHKRENFRAAFARFDFNKVARFTARDLKRLSADAGIVRNRAKIKATVNNAQRFLEVRDEFGTFAKYMWRWVDGQPIVNRFRSMKEVPPYDDVALRWSKDLKQRGFQFMGPTVVYAHMQAVGMVNDHTVDCFRHRELRLAARR, encoded by the coding sequence ATGACCGCACTCGCTCGTTGCCCCTGGCCGCCGCTGGATGACCCTTTGTACGTGGCCTACCACGATACCGAATGGGGCGTGCCGCTGCACGACGACCGCAAGCTGTTCGAATTCCTCGTTCTGGAAGCGTTTCAGGCGGGCCTGTCGTGGCGCTGTGTGTTGCACAAGCGCGAAAACTTTCGCGCCGCCTTCGCCCGCTTCGATTTCAACAAAGTGGCTCGCTTCACCGCGCGCGATCTCAAGCGGCTGTCCGCCGATGCCGGCATTGTCCGCAATCGAGCCAAAATCAAAGCCACCGTGAACAACGCCCAGCGATTTCTGGAAGTGCGCGACGAGTTCGGCACGTTCGCCAAATACATGTGGCGCTGGGTCGACGGCCAACCCATCGTCAACCGCTTCCGCAGCATGAAGGAAGTTCCGCCGTACGACGATGTCGCCCTGCGCTGGTCGAAAGACCTGAAGCAGCGCGGCTTCCAATTCATGGGCCCGACGGTCGTGTACGCGCACATGCAAGCCGTCGGCATGGTCAACGACCACACGGTAGATTGCTTTCGTCACCGCGAACTACGTTTAGCCGCGAGGCGCTAG
- the cyaB gene encoding class IV adenylate cyclase: MHIEVEQKFPLEDVAGVERRLCALGAREEDVVEQVDQYFNHPARDFAQTDEALRLRSVAADNFITYKGPKLDATTKTRREIELPLPSGSAMAADFARLLESLGFRPVGIVRKTRRRFSVPWQGKSIEAAVDQVDGLGQFLELELLATETDLDAAKSSIASLASAVGLFRNERRSYLELLLAGREATIATATPLLR; encoded by the coding sequence ATGCACATTGAAGTCGAGCAAAAATTTCCGCTGGAAGATGTCGCCGGGGTGGAGCGGCGGCTGTGCGCATTGGGCGCGCGAGAAGAAGATGTCGTCGAGCAAGTCGACCAGTATTTCAATCATCCGGCGCGCGATTTCGCACAGACCGACGAAGCCCTGCGACTGCGCAGCGTGGCGGCCGACAACTTCATCACGTACAAAGGGCCGAAACTCGACGCCACGACCAAAACCCGCCGCGAGATTGAACTCCCCTTGCCCTCCGGCTCTGCCATGGCGGCCGACTTCGCCCGGCTGCTGGAGTCGCTTGGCTTTCGGCCCGTGGGCATCGTGCGCAAAACCCGCCGGCGGTTTTCCGTCCCGTGGCAGGGAAAGTCGATCGAAGCCGCCGTCGACCAGGTGGACGGTTTGGGCCAATTTCTGGAACTGGAGCTATTGGCTACCGAAACCGACCTTGATGCCGCTAAATCTTCTATTGCTTCCCTGGCTTCCGCGGTAGGACTTTTTCGAAACGAACGCCGCAGTTATCTGGAATTGCTGCTGGCCGGCCGTGAAGCGACCATTGCAACCGCGACTCCCCTGCTGAGATAA
- a CDS encoding dockerin type I repeat-containing protein: protein MRRARLYKRQLYLAFEQLELRAMLSVGAGTIARPLVGAASTGLSATVSMAKVSSSVLGQSARTATAAVVKPAVTASLPGDLNQDGQLDPGDVIAMEMALVDPTTYANNHGLTYQQLVTLADANGDGKFTNADLQFLLQAIRNPPKPPPPPPPTQNAVPLIIPAGSNVAASVTPANSSTAPPASQGGVSRTAGVFTPLGSAEALLAGGGGDSQPSPPTVTNNGPPMPTRSTTSDIALVAFAPHQSSGGGDAVENMLMKIADVEEPQLLAIEYGDEVVKREVTVHKTVVPSVPAEQPVVAPLAEAPVLAPVVEKLTEFPWRSYVWLLAIPAGAGVAAAAWWMCRQRQQGSGNVGTLLRRLWY, encoded by the coding sequence ATGCGCCGTGCGCGGCTTTACAAGCGCCAATTGTATTTGGCCTTCGAGCAACTGGAACTACGCGCCATGCTATCGGTGGGCGCGGGAACCATTGCGCGGCCGCTCGTCGGCGCAGCATCAACGGGTTTGTCCGCAACAGTAAGTATGGCAAAAGTGTCGTCGTCCGTTCTCGGGCAGTCGGCAAGAACTGCGACTGCCGCGGTGGTAAAGCCGGCGGTTACCGCTTCTTTGCCAGGAGACTTAAATCAAGATGGCCAACTCGATCCGGGCGACGTGATTGCTATGGAGATGGCTTTGGTGGACCCGACCACTTATGCCAACAATCACGGTCTCACCTACCAGCAGTTAGTGACCCTGGCCGATGCCAACGGCGATGGTAAATTCACGAACGCCGATTTGCAATTTTTGTTGCAGGCGATCAGGAACCCGCCGAAGCCGCCACCACCCCCGCCTCCGACACAAAATGCAGTGCCGCTGATTATTCCCGCTGGGTCGAACGTGGCAGCCAGCGTGACGCCAGCGAATTCATCCACAGCGCCGCCTGCGTCGCAGGGTGGTGTCAGCCGCACTGCCGGTGTTTTTACCCCCTTGGGATCTGCCGAGGCGCTGTTGGCAGGTGGCGGGGGCGATTCGCAGCCGAGCCCGCCCACGGTGACGAACAACGGCCCGCCGATGCCGACGCGCTCGACAACCAGCGACATCGCATTAGTTGCCTTTGCTCCGCATCAATCTTCCGGCGGCGGCGATGCCGTGGAAAACATGCTCATGAAAATCGCCGACGTGGAAGAGCCACAGTTGCTGGCCATTGAATACGGTGATGAAGTGGTGAAACGGGAAGTGACGGTCCATAAAACCGTTGTGCCGTCGGTTCCCGCGGAACAGCCGGTGGTTGCGCCGCTGGCCGAAGCTCCTGTGCTTGCGCCCGTGGTGGAAAAGCTTACGGAGTTCCCGTGGCGCAGTTATGTATGGTTGTTGGCAATCCCAGCCGGCGCCGGGGTTGCGGCCGCCGCTTGGTGGATGTGTCGGCAGCGTCAACAAGGCAGCGGAAACGTGGGAACGCTGCTTCGTCGTTTGTGGTATTAA
- a CDS encoding CHAT domain-containing protein, with product MTRVPDHESPRRWRLAAQAAWALSLCGLWLMVGVLLADMPPADVRLANDLYHAGQYRQAVDMLDQLLEPRAAANLSEPILISALDLAVEVNQASGRFDVALQYARRREQLFDRQTQDSPAKLNIQRQTLALTMADLQMALDRPAEAEKSLRAAFALPEGARLNDPTWEADVQVRLARAIAAQESAHGQAIAQQRAQQQWTLAESNASQAVSGCLRSRSEAKQLLTATKLQTECLLALNRAGEAAALVDRLLRDGLPDRDEKSRIDLSDELAQCRHAEHNYAAERTALEQTLDWQQQADHSEPTVAQAALFNRLAQALQALGEDAHAVEKWKSAAKLYHELLGQATDDSGKANSKPEAKFLELQCLQGLQEIDLRLGDWSDGVQISRQLLQRLEPRLRSDDPALIRAQTALGAFLAKTDDWNAARPLLQQAAEFWRARIPPAPAELAGTLVNLAEIARQTGSFAQAQSLLEEALALYRTALSPDDVKLGDTLSNLAAVQNARGQFYEAVTNFREAESVCRALANVDNPRAEELLGATLLDLSMLYKAQRQFDAAATTCEQALALAKKRHPSDTNLALLPFHIALASLYLAEDVSPQDESMVPVSQENQVNLSSDQPVGAVNAALQQADSHIHSALDLCTLHHLLQKPAAANVLHLAATLQYRRGDLNAAQETWQSALQIAQQNGQTAVAFRCLSYLGQVAVKQGKLDEAEAISRRAVALQEIVQAYPAMHYMALVNRAQVLRKLGRKDEALECLQEAVRVIESPRAETTGGEAKRAVYFAQFSAAFDLLVDWSVEENRWDDALSYAEAGRNRTFLDEMRAVGVDLRASLRGTPQEHLLDDEKQILSQYHALQAKAIERLASEDDAGAAANATNQLPNQTSKAESLSNSVDNSASDSAELARRLAELRRQYADIQTAIRDASPFYRELLLGNRGLQAWPVVKPHVLSSDSVMLLYNLGQTGGHLFLIDGNSNLHNASIDHTAVENAGDSYSGNASNSKSEVTHYCLTVSPEQSSRLGIPPGPLSRQAAAQLVFRYVTTLCEPEQTRGANRGLGAKAITSAKYAVGPIEQTMITDILVPPPVREELHRLNPRYITVVPDGALDQLPLEALCVSVDPPRYLLDELPPIAYAPSAMILAAIAERKSPDSVNDYSLLTVGNPRYPEIDPAVSRSSSDVALADYMAAGGTLSPLPGTSTECRKVAAALRSAGVSNVTTLEDSKASELNVREQLSGRRFVHLAAHGLVDQQYQNLFGALALTQPENFQNTTTENDGFLSLFEIYGLPLGDCELVVLSACQTNVGPDRPLEAGSTMARAFLAAGARRVVCSHWDVDDESTSELIGAFAAGLGEALRAGQKPNYAVALAEARKYVRGQSKWSSPYYWAPFVLMGPAR from the coding sequence GTGACTAGGGTGCCGGACCACGAGTCGCCGCGTCGCTGGCGGTTGGCCGCGCAGGCCGCTTGGGCTCTGAGCTTGTGCGGACTGTGGCTGATGGTCGGCGTCCTGCTCGCCGACATGCCACCGGCCGACGTGCGATTAGCGAACGACCTGTACCACGCTGGCCAATACCGTCAGGCCGTGGACATGCTCGACCAATTGCTGGAACCGCGCGCGGCCGCCAACCTTTCTGAGCCGATTTTGATTTCCGCGCTGGATTTAGCGGTGGAAGTCAATCAAGCTTCAGGCCGTTTTGATGTGGCGCTCCAATATGCGCGTCGCCGCGAACAGCTGTTCGATCGTCAAACGCAAGACTCACCCGCCAAACTGAATATTCAACGCCAGACCCTGGCACTCACGATGGCTGATTTGCAAATGGCATTGGATCGGCCAGCAGAAGCTGAAAAATCCCTGCGCGCGGCGTTCGCGCTGCCGGAAGGCGCGCGGCTAAACGACCCAACGTGGGAAGCCGACGTTCAAGTTCGTCTGGCCCGGGCAATTGCTGCCCAAGAAAGCGCCCATGGCCAGGCGATTGCCCAACAACGTGCTCAACAACAGTGGACCTTAGCAGAATCTAATGCCAGCCAGGCCGTTAGCGGTTGCCTGCGTAGCCGTTCGGAAGCGAAGCAATTGTTGACGGCAACGAAATTGCAGACTGAATGTTTGTTGGCATTGAACCGCGCAGGCGAGGCGGCTGCGCTGGTTGATCGTTTGTTACGCGATGGGCTGCCAGACCGGGATGAAAAATCACGGATTGATTTGAGTGATGAATTGGCACAATGTCGCCATGCGGAGCACAATTACGCCGCGGAACGCACGGCTTTAGAACAAACACTGGACTGGCAGCAACAGGCCGATCACAGCGAACCAACCGTCGCACAAGCTGCGCTTTTCAATCGCTTGGCCCAAGCACTGCAAGCGTTGGGAGAAGATGCGCATGCTGTAGAGAAATGGAAATCGGCGGCAAAACTGTATCACGAACTTTTAGGCCAAGCGACCGACGATTCCGGCAAGGCGAATAGCAAACCCGAAGCAAAATTCCTCGAGCTGCAATGTCTTCAGGGACTGCAAGAAATTGATTTGCGGTTGGGCGACTGGTCGGACGGCGTGCAAATCTCACGACAATTGCTCCAACGATTAGAACCGCGGCTGCGGTCTGACGATCCGGCCCTGATTCGCGCCCAGACGGCGCTGGGAGCGTTTTTGGCCAAAACCGACGATTGGAACGCAGCCCGGCCCCTCTTGCAGCAAGCGGCCGAGTTTTGGCGCGCTCGTATTCCCCCGGCACCCGCGGAGTTGGCTGGAACGCTGGTAAATTTGGCGGAAATCGCCCGTCAAACCGGCAGCTTTGCCCAAGCTCAATCGCTGTTGGAAGAAGCGCTCGCGTTGTATCGCACGGCTCTGTCGCCGGACGACGTCAAATTGGGCGATACGCTTTCGAATTTGGCGGCAGTGCAAAACGCTCGAGGCCAATTCTACGAGGCAGTGACGAATTTCCGGGAAGCGGAGTCAGTTTGCCGCGCTCTGGCAAATGTCGATAACCCTCGTGCGGAAGAATTGCTGGGCGCTACGCTGCTCGATTTATCGATGTTATACAAAGCACAGCGACAGTTCGATGCCGCCGCGACAACTTGCGAGCAAGCACTGGCTCTGGCGAAAAAACGGCATCCTTCAGATACCAATCTTGCGCTGTTGCCGTTTCACATTGCTTTGGCGTCCCTCTATTTGGCCGAAGATGTTTCGCCGCAGGATGAATCGATGGTTCCAGTATCGCAAGAGAACCAAGTCAATCTTTCCAGCGATCAGCCCGTAGGCGCGGTCAACGCGGCGCTACAACAAGCCGATTCCCATATTCATTCCGCGCTTGATCTTTGCACCCTGCATCATTTGCTGCAAAAGCCCGCCGCAGCCAATGTGTTGCATCTGGCAGCTACGCTGCAATATCGCCGGGGTGATTTGAACGCCGCGCAAGAAACGTGGCAATCGGCGCTGCAAATCGCCCAGCAAAATGGCCAAACCGCCGTGGCCTTTCGCTGCTTGAGTTATTTGGGCCAAGTCGCCGTCAAACAAGGCAAGCTCGACGAGGCGGAAGCCATTTCGCGCCGCGCCGTCGCATTGCAGGAAATCGTTCAAGCTTACCCCGCCATGCACTACATGGCGCTGGTGAACCGTGCCCAGGTGCTCCGCAAACTGGGACGCAAGGACGAAGCCTTGGAGTGTTTGCAGGAAGCGGTGCGGGTCATTGAATCGCCACGTGCAGAAACCACGGGCGGCGAGGCGAAACGGGCCGTATATTTTGCACAATTTTCAGCGGCGTTTGATTTGTTGGTCGATTGGAGCGTGGAGGAAAATCGCTGGGACGATGCGCTGAGTTATGCCGAGGCAGGCCGCAATCGAACTTTTCTCGACGAGATGCGAGCGGTGGGCGTTGATTTGCGAGCCTCGCTACGGGGCACGCCCCAGGAACACTTGCTCGATGACGAAAAGCAAATCTTGTCGCAATATCATGCACTGCAGGCCAAGGCGATCGAGCGGCTTGCTTCTGAAGACGACGCTGGAGCCGCGGCCAACGCAACAAATCAGTTGCCAAACCAGACCAGCAAAGCAGAATCATTAAGCAATTCCGTAGACAATTCTGCCAGCGACTCGGCCGAGTTGGCACGCCGCTTGGCCGAATTGCGCCGACAATATGCAGATATCCAAACAGCCATCCGCGACGCAAGCCCTTTTTATCGGGAATTGCTCTTGGGCAATCGCGGTTTGCAAGCGTGGCCCGTCGTCAAGCCCCACGTGTTGTCTTCCGACAGCGTCATGCTGCTTTATAATCTCGGTCAAACCGGCGGACACTTGTTTTTGATCGATGGCAATTCGAACTTGCACAATGCTTCCATCGATCACACCGCTGTGGAGAACGCCGGCGATTCCTACAGTGGCAATGCTTCAAACAGCAAGAGCGAGGTCACGCACTACTGCCTGACGGTATCGCCGGAGCAATCGTCGCGGTTGGGCATTCCGCCCGGTCCGCTGTCGCGCCAAGCGGCCGCCCAATTGGTGTTCCGTTACGTGACAACGCTTTGCGAACCCGAGCAAACGCGCGGCGCCAATCGTGGTTTGGGGGCAAAGGCCATCACGAGCGCTAAGTATGCCGTGGGACCGATTGAGCAAACGATGATTACCGACATCCTCGTTCCGCCGCCCGTGCGCGAAGAATTGCATCGCCTCAATCCACGGTATATTACCGTGGTTCCCGATGGAGCGCTGGACCAGCTTCCGTTGGAAGCATTATGTGTGTCCGTGGATCCGCCTCGTTATTTGCTCGATGAACTGCCCCCCATCGCTTATGCACCATCGGCGATGATTTTGGCGGCAATTGCGGAGCGCAAATCTCCAGACAGTGTGAACGATTATTCCTTGCTGACCGTCGGCAATCCGCGCTATCCAGAAATTGATCCGGCGGTTAGTCGCTCTTCCAGCGACGTGGCCTTGGCCGATTATATGGCCGCGGGGGGCACCCTTTCGCCCCTCCCCGGCACATCGACCGAATGCCGCAAGGTTGCCGCCGCCCTGCGCTCCGCAGGCGTGAGTAATGTGACCACGCTAGAAGACAGCAAGGCCTCGGAACTTAATGTGCGCGAGCAATTATCTGGTCGGCGGTTTGTGCATTTGGCGGCGCATGGCCTGGTCGACCAGCAATATCAAAATTTATTCGGCGCGCTGGCGTTAACACAGCCGGAGAATTTCCAGAACACTACGACCGAGAACGATGGCTTTCTGTCGCTGTTCGAAATCTATGGTCTGCCGCTGGGAGACTGCGAATTGGTTGTGCTCAGCGCCTGCCAAACGAACGTGGGCCCGGATCGTCCGCTGGAAGCTGGTTCCACCATGGCTCGGGCGTTTTTGGCGGCCGGAGCGCGACGTGTGGTGTGCAGCCATTGGGATGTCGATGACGAGTCGACGTCAGAACTGATCGGCGCCTTCGCAGCCGGCTTGGGCGAGGCGCTCCGTGCCGGTCAAAAACCAAATTACGCCGTCGCCTTGGCCGAGGCCCGAAAATACGTGCGGGGACAATCCAAATGGTCGTCGCCATATTATTGGGCGCCATTTGTACTAATGGGCCCGGCAAGATAA
- a CDS encoding GNAT family N-acetyltransferase codes for MQVIQCDAKWADQILAIFNDAIANTTALYDYHARTMDSMHAWFDDKRKGNYPIIGVVNEAGRLMGFGTYGVFRVRPAYKYTVEHSLYVDAQFRGQGVGKLLMREIIAAAQGQNYHVLVGGVDSQNAVSIALHKQFGFTHCGTIRQAGFKFGRWLDLDFYQLILKTPEKPVDG; via the coding sequence ATGCAGGTCATACAATGCGACGCAAAGTGGGCCGACCAAATCCTGGCAATCTTCAACGACGCCATTGCCAACACCACGGCACTCTACGATTATCACGCCCGGACAATGGATTCGATGCACGCCTGGTTCGACGACAAGCGGAAGGGCAACTATCCGATCATCGGCGTCGTGAACGAAGCGGGCCGGTTGATGGGATTTGGCACGTACGGCGTGTTTCGAGTGCGGCCGGCTTACAAATACACGGTGGAACATTCGCTCTACGTCGATGCCCAGTTTCGCGGGCAGGGGGTGGGCAAACTATTGATGCGCGAGATTATCGCGGCGGCCCAAGGGCAGAATTACCACGTGCTGGTTGGCGGAGTCGATTCGCAGAACGCTGTCAGTATTGCGCTACACAAGCAGTTTGGGTTTACGCACTGCGGGACGATTCGCCAGGCGGGTTTCAAATTCGGCCGCTGGCTCGATTTGGATTTTTACCAACTGATTTTGAAAACGCCGGAGAAGCCGGTGGATGGGTGA
- the nadB gene encoding L-aspartate oxidase, with protein sequence MDSAPRYLVPFHPKRVPHHFADVLIIGGGLAGLRAANAVDPLLSVLVITKETSRQSNSAYAQGGIAGVLDPEDRFEDHIADTLTAGGKLCDRAVVEMVVRDAPERIRELIEWGTHFDVEAGELALGREGGHSHDRIVHALGDATGKEVMRAVIAHTAGLPNVQMWEDTFTIDLLTFEGNCRGALVWNAEHGKTLVWAKQTILCTGGCGQVFRETTNPEVATGDGLAIAWRAGAELRDMEFMQFHPTVLYIAGSSRNLITEAMRGAGGQLTDRNGYRFMPDYDPRGELAPRDVVSRAIVSQMEKTRHPNVYLDMSHLDPAVVRARFPGMAAICAEFGLDITRDPIPVRPGAHYMIGGVTVDLSGHTTLPGLWAAGEVTSSGLHGANRLASNSLLEGLVFGTYAGAGASEAAARVPDTFQVLPLENPPVVDGGEPLDLADIRNSLKALMWRSCGVRRDAEHLTAAAEDIDRWCRYVLPRQFTDPKGWELQNMLSISRLMIRAAWRREETRGVHVRTDFPATDDAHWQRHQAFRQSV encoded by the coding sequence ATGGACTCTGCGCCGCGTTATCTTGTGCCGTTTCATCCCAAACGGGTGCCGCATCATTTTGCCGACGTGCTGATTATTGGTGGCGGGCTGGCCGGTTTGCGGGCGGCTAATGCCGTGGATCCCCTGCTTTCGGTGTTGGTCATCACCAAGGAAACTTCGCGGCAATCGAACAGCGCGTACGCACAAGGCGGCATTGCCGGAGTGCTCGACCCGGAAGATCGCTTTGAAGATCATATTGCCGACACGCTGACGGCCGGCGGCAAACTGTGCGACCGGGCCGTGGTGGAAATGGTGGTTCGCGATGCGCCGGAGCGAATTCGCGAGTTGATCGAGTGGGGCACGCACTTCGATGTGGAAGCCGGCGAGCTGGCCTTGGGGCGCGAAGGGGGCCACAGCCACGATCGCATTGTGCACGCGCTGGGGGACGCCACCGGCAAGGAAGTGATGCGGGCCGTCATCGCCCACACCGCCGGATTGCCCAACGTGCAAATGTGGGAAGACACATTCACGATCGATCTGCTCACATTCGAGGGGAACTGCCGCGGCGCGCTGGTGTGGAATGCCGAACATGGCAAAACCCTGGTCTGGGCCAAACAGACGATTTTGTGCACCGGCGGCTGCGGGCAAGTGTTTCGCGAGACGACGAATCCGGAAGTGGCCACCGGCGACGGGCTGGCCATTGCATGGCGGGCGGGCGCGGAACTGCGCGACATGGAGTTCATGCAATTTCATCCCACGGTGTTGTATATTGCCGGCAGCAGCCGTAATTTGATTACCGAAGCCATGCGCGGCGCGGGAGGGCAATTGACTGATCGGAACGGATACCGCTTCATGCCCGATTACGATCCGCGCGGCGAATTGGCCCCGCGCGACGTGGTAAGCCGAGCCATAGTTTCGCAGATGGAAAAAACGCGGCATCCGAATGTGTATTTGGATATGAGCCATTTGGATCCGGCCGTGGTTCGGGCCCGGTTTCCCGGCATGGCCGCCATTTGCGCCGAGTTTGGATTGGACATCACGCGCGATCCCATTCCCGTGCGTCCGGGAGCGCATTACATGATCGGCGGAGTGACGGTGGATTTGTCGGGCCACACCACGCTGCCGGGCTTGTGGGCGGCCGGAGAAGTGACTTCCAGCGGATTGCACGGCGCCAATCGGTTGGCGTCGAACAGTTTGTTGGAAGGATTGGTGTTCGGCACGTATGCCGGGGCGGGCGCCTCGGAAGCAGCGGCGCGCGTGCCCGACACGTTCCAAGTGCTGCCGCTGGAAAATCCGCCGGTGGTCGACGGGGGCGAGCCGTTGGATTTGGCCGACATCCGCAATTCGCTGAAAGCGTTGATGTGGCGATCCTGCGGCGTGCGGCGCGATGCCGAACATTTGACCGCCGCCGCGGAAGACATCGACCGGTGGTGCCGCTACGTGCTGCCCCGGCAGTTTACCGACCCCAAAGGCTGGGAATTGCAGAATATGCTCTCGATTTCGCGATTGATGATTCGGGCTGCCTGGCGGCGGGAAGAAACCCGCGGCGTACACGTACGGACAGATTTTCCCGCGACGGACGATGCCCACTGGCAGCGGCACCAGGCGTTTCGACAGAGCGTTTAA